In a genomic window of Acropora muricata isolate sample 2 chromosome 2, ASM3666990v1, whole genome shotgun sequence:
- the LOC136895719 gene encoding arginase-1-like isoform X2: MNVLTMKFFARLTHLRRIPTKQLRWYHHIQQKELFIIGVPFSGGQPRKGVEEGPEHLRKYGLVSGIKELGYKVTDCGDLKVHLVNSENYKYITSCTSVKNSVECGSVAEKLSQEIAKYTKEGKLTVTLGGDHSISVGTVFGHASVRKNMCLLWFSPLPGYEWCTPCLCPQNIAYIGLRDVDPAEREISEKLGIAAYSIDDIDKVGIGEIIQRALERINPEGDRPIHVSYDIDSLDPKETPSTGTPAKGGLTLDEGIYISQIVAQTGCLSALDVVEFNPAIGTDEQVIRTASNTMKLITILLGQESHLKHAPPPPVDEEKAGNGAAH, from the exons ATGAACGTTTTAACCATGAAATTTTTTGCAAGACTTACACATCTTCGTCGAATACCCACGAAACAACTCCGATGGTATCATCACATTCAACAAAAAGAGTTGTTTATAATCGGAGTGCCTTTTTCTGGCGGCCAG CCAAGGAAAGGCGTTGAGGAAGGACCAGAACATTTAAGAAAGTATGGGCTAGTCAGTGGCATTAAGGAGTTAG GATACAAAGTAACAGACTGTGGAGATTTAAAGGTCCACCTGGTTAACTCAGAAAACTACAAATACATTACAAGTTGCACTTCAGTGAAGAATTCAGTGGAATGTGGCTCAGTTGCTGAGAAG TTGTCCCAAGAAATAGCAAAATATACTAAAGAAGGAAAACTCACTGTAACATTAGGAGGAGATCACAG tATTTCTGTCGGTACTGTTTTTGGCCATGCCTCAGTCAGGAAAAACATGTGTCTCTTATGG TTTAGTCCTCTTCCTGGATATGAATGGTGCACTCCTTG TTTGTGTCCTCAGAATATAGCATATATTGGACTTAGAGATGTTGATCCAGCAGAGag GGAGATAAGTGAAAAGCTGGGAATCGCAGCATACAGTATTGACGACATTGATAAGGTTGGAATTGGAGAAATAATACAGCGTGCTCTTGAAAGAATCAATCCAGA AGGTGATCGTCCTATTCATGTCAGCTATGATATTGATTCACTTGATCCCAAAGAGACTCCCAGCACAGGAACACCAG CAAAAGGAGGCCTTACCCTGGATGAAGGAATTTACATTTCTCAAATTGTGGCTCAGACAG GTTGCCTCTCAGCTTTGGATGTGGTTGAGTTTAATCCAGCAATAGGAACCGATGAACAAGTGATAAGGACTGCATCAAATACAATGAAACTTATTACAATATTACTTGGCCAAGAGAGCCACCTTAAACATGCACCACCTCCTcctgttgatgaagaaaaggCTGGCAATGGTGCTGCACACTGA
- the LOC136895733 gene encoding exosome complex component RRP46-like isoform X2, which produces MADEAMDVNISNNSSELRSMRCEQCLLNKSDGSASFSQGDTQVIAAAYGPAEVRLSREIIDKATLEVVFRPKVGVPGCAEKLKERVIRNSCEPVVLIMQHPRSSLMIVIQLIQDCGSCASAVMTFAFDSIDQNVMTSSTSGKFTFQQYDKCLEACRSAAIKLFDFFRLSVERKLSKDAKFMDLNIA; this is translated from the exons atggcggacgaggCAATGGATGTTAACATTTCAAACAATTCGTCCGAATTGAGGTCGATGAGGTGCGAGCAGTGTCTTTTAAATAAGTCTGATGGCTCTGCAAGTTTTTCTCAAG GAGACACACAAGTAATTGCAGCAGCGTATGGACCGGCAGAAGTGAGATTAAGTAGAGAAATCATAGATAAAGCAACCTTGGAAGTTGTTTTTCGACCAAAAGTTGGTGTTCCAG GTTGTGCTGAGAAATTGAAAGAACGAGTGATCAGGAACAGCTGTGAGCCTGTTGTCCTCATAATGCAGCATCCAAGATCGTCACTTATGATTGTGATTCAGTTAATTCAAGATTGTGGATCA TGTGCTTCAGCTGTTATGACGTTTGCATTTGATAGCATCGACCAAAATGTGATGACGTCATCAACAAGTGGGAAATTTACATTTCAGCAG TATGACAAGTGCCTGGAAGCATGCCGTAGTGCTGCAATCAAACTGTTTGATTTTTTCAGGTTGTCTGTAGAGAGAAAGCTGTCAAAG GATGCAAAGTTCATGGATCTAAATATTGCTTAA
- the LOC136895733 gene encoding exosome complex component RRP46-like isoform X1 has product MADEAMDVNISNNSSELRSMRCEQCLLNKSDGSASFSQGDTQVIAAAYGPAEVRLSREIIDKATLEVVFRPKVGVPGCAEKLKERVIRNSCEPVVLIMQHPRSSLMIVIQLIQDCGSLLSCAINAACMAMVDGGFPMKCLVCAVTCCLTEFGEIHLDPTLEQEKCASAVMTFAFDSIDQNVMTSSTSGKFTFQQYDKCLEACRSAAIKLFDFFRLSVERKLSKDAKFMDLNIA; this is encoded by the exons atggcggacgaggCAATGGATGTTAACATTTCAAACAATTCGTCCGAATTGAGGTCGATGAGGTGCGAGCAGTGTCTTTTAAATAAGTCTGATGGCTCTGCAAGTTTTTCTCAAG GAGACACACAAGTAATTGCAGCAGCGTATGGACCGGCAGAAGTGAGATTAAGTAGAGAAATCATAGATAAAGCAACCTTGGAAGTTGTTTTTCGACCAAAAGTTGGTGTTCCAG GTTGTGCTGAGAAATTGAAAGAACGAGTGATCAGGAACAGCTGTGAGCCTGTTGTCCTCATAATGCAGCATCCAAGATCGTCACTTATGATTGTGATTCAGTTAATTCAAGATTGTGGATCA TTACTTTCTTGTGCAATCAATGCTGCTTGCATGGCAATGGTGGATGGAGGTTTTCCAATGAAGTGTCTTGTTTGTGCTGTGACTTGTTGTTTGACGGAATTTGGAGAGATCCATTTGGATCCTACCTTGGAACAAGAGAAG TGTGCTTCAGCTGTTATGACGTTTGCATTTGATAGCATCGACCAAAATGTGATGACGTCATCAACAAGTGGGAAATTTACATTTCAGCAG TATGACAAGTGCCTGGAAGCATGCCGTAGTGCTGCAATCAAACTGTTTGATTTTTTCAGGTTGTCTGTAGAGAGAAAGCTGTCAAAG GATGCAAAGTTCATGGATCTAAATATTGCTTAA
- the LOC136895719 gene encoding arginase-1-like isoform X1 has product MNVLTMKFFARLTHLRRIPTKQLRWYHHIQQKELFIIGVPFSGGQPRKGVEEGPEHLRKYGLVSGIKELGYKVTDCGDLKVHLVNSENYKYITSCTSVKNSVECGSVAEKLSQEIAKYTKEGKLTVTLGGDHSISVGTVFGHASVRKNMCLLWIDAHMDINTPLTTRTGNLHGMPLSMLIKGVPEFSPLPGYEWCTPCLCPQNIAYIGLRDVDPAEREISEKLGIAAYSIDDIDKVGIGEIIQRALERINPEGDRPIHVSYDIDSLDPKETPSTGTPAKGGLTLDEGIYISQIVAQTGCLSALDVVEFNPAIGTDEQVIRTASNTMKLITILLGQESHLKHAPPPPVDEEKAGNGAAH; this is encoded by the exons ATGAACGTTTTAACCATGAAATTTTTTGCAAGACTTACACATCTTCGTCGAATACCCACGAAACAACTCCGATGGTATCATCACATTCAACAAAAAGAGTTGTTTATAATCGGAGTGCCTTTTTCTGGCGGCCAG CCAAGGAAAGGCGTTGAGGAAGGACCAGAACATTTAAGAAAGTATGGGCTAGTCAGTGGCATTAAGGAGTTAG GATACAAAGTAACAGACTGTGGAGATTTAAAGGTCCACCTGGTTAACTCAGAAAACTACAAATACATTACAAGTTGCACTTCAGTGAAGAATTCAGTGGAATGTGGCTCAGTTGCTGAGAAG TTGTCCCAAGAAATAGCAAAATATACTAAAGAAGGAAAACTCACTGTAACATTAGGAGGAGATCACAG tATTTCTGTCGGTACTGTTTTTGGCCATGCCTCAGTCAGGAAAAACATGTGTCTCTTATGG ATTGATGCTCACATGGATATCAATACACCATTGACGACTAGAACTGGAAATCTGCATGGAATGCCGCTTTCTATGTTAATTAAAGGTGTTCCTGAG TTTAGTCCTCTTCCTGGATATGAATGGTGCACTCCTTG TTTGTGTCCTCAGAATATAGCATATATTGGACTTAGAGATGTTGATCCAGCAGAGag GGAGATAAGTGAAAAGCTGGGAATCGCAGCATACAGTATTGACGACATTGATAAGGTTGGAATTGGAGAAATAATACAGCGTGCTCTTGAAAGAATCAATCCAGA AGGTGATCGTCCTATTCATGTCAGCTATGATATTGATTCACTTGATCCCAAAGAGACTCCCAGCACAGGAACACCAG CAAAAGGAGGCCTTACCCTGGATGAAGGAATTTACATTTCTCAAATTGTGGCTCAGACAG GTTGCCTCTCAGCTTTGGATGTGGTTGAGTTTAATCCAGCAATAGGAACCGATGAACAAGTGATAAGGACTGCATCAAATACAATGAAACTTATTACAATATTACTTGGCCAAGAGAGCCACCTTAAACATGCACCACCTCCTcctgttgatgaagaaaaggCTGGCAATGGTGCTGCACACTGA